In Streptomyces thermolilacinus SPC6, a single genomic region encodes these proteins:
- a CDS encoding DEAD/DEAH box helicase, with protein sequence MNAKPPTQSFDALGLPAPLLKTMTGLGVKEPFPIQAATLPDALAGRDILGRARTGSGKTLAFGLALLARTAGLRAEPKRPLALVLVPTRELAQQVGDALEPYARALGVRLATAVGGLSINRQSAELKAGADVLIATPGRLADLVSRRYCHLGQVRITVLDEADQMCDLGFLPQVSEIVGQVRPDGQRLLFSATLDGAVDQLVRDHLRDPLLVSVDAVTGPVETMEHHVLNVHPADKYATATEIAARDGRVLMFLDTKAGVDRFTRHLRDSGVRAAALHSGKSQPQRTHTLAQFKEGAVTVLVATNVAARGIHIDALDLVVNVDPPADAKDYLHRGGRTARAGESGNVVTLVTPDQRRDVNRMMTEAGIRPTVTQVRSGEARLTAITGAKRPPAAAKTSGGNAPFRGLGARPGRAKESRKTSEARKAAEARAAARVRRAR encoded by the coding sequence ATGAACGCGAAGCCGCCCACCCAGTCCTTCGACGCGCTCGGCCTCCCCGCGCCGCTCCTGAAGACGATGACCGGTCTCGGCGTGAAGGAACCCTTCCCGATCCAGGCCGCCACCCTGCCCGACGCCCTCGCCGGGCGCGACATCCTCGGCCGCGCCCGCACCGGCTCCGGCAAGACGCTCGCCTTCGGTCTCGCCCTGCTCGCCCGTACGGCGGGACTGCGCGCCGAGCCGAAGCGGCCGCTCGCCCTCGTCCTCGTACCGACCCGGGAACTCGCCCAGCAGGTCGGCGACGCCCTGGAGCCGTACGCGCGGGCGCTGGGCGTGCGCCTCGCGACGGCCGTCGGCGGCCTGTCGATCAACCGGCAGTCGGCCGAGCTGAAGGCGGGGGCCGACGTGCTCATCGCGACGCCGGGCCGCCTGGCCGACCTCGTGTCGCGCAGGTACTGCCACCTCGGCCAGGTGCGGATCACCGTCCTGGACGAGGCGGACCAGATGTGCGACCTGGGCTTCCTGCCGCAGGTCTCGGAGATCGTCGGCCAGGTGCGCCCCGACGGGCAGCGCCTGCTGTTCTCGGCCACGCTCGACGGCGCCGTCGACCAGCTCGTACGCGACCACCTGCGCGACCCGCTGCTCGTCTCGGTCGACGCGGTGACCGGCCCGGTCGAGACGATGGAACACCACGTCCTGAACGTCCACCCCGCCGACAAGTACGCCACCGCGACGGAGATCGCCGCCCGGGACGGCAGGGTCCTGATGTTCCTGGACACCAAGGCGGGCGTGGACCGCTTCACCCGCCACCTGCGCGACAGCGGCGTACGGGCCGCCGCCCTGCACAGCGGCAAGTCGCAGCCGCAGCGCACCCACACGCTCGCCCAGTTCAAGGAGGGCGCGGTCACCGTGCTGGTCGCCACCAACGTGGCGGCGCGCGGCATCCACATCGACGCGCTCGACCTCGTCGTCAACGTCGATCCGCCCGCCGACGCGAAGGACTACCTGCACCGCGGCGGCCGCACGGCCCGCGCGGGCGAGTCCGGCAACGTCGTCACCCTCGTCACTCCCGACCAGCGCCGCGACGTCAACCGGATGATGACCGAAGCCGGTATCCGCCCGACCGTCACCCAGGTGCGCTCCGGCGAGGCGCGGCTGACCGCCATCACCGGCGCGAAGCGCCCGCCGGCCGCGGCGAAGACGTCCGGCGGCAACGCCCCCTTCCGCGGCCTCGGCGCCCGCCCGGGCCGCGCCAAGGAGTCCCGCAAGACGTCCGAGGCCCGCAAGGCCGCCGAAGCCCGCGCGGCGGCCCGAGTCCGCCGCGCCCGCTGA
- a CDS encoding nuclear transport factor 2 family protein translates to MTNTVACTGGEDPQVTEALAAELETLTPACRADAGRLRRYLAPDFHEFGASGVEVVFEGTAERVAAYTDPEGEPIRIERMRGVRLADGLVMLKYTARINGRWSHRTSLWRRVSPGRWQMFHNQGTPTGHP, encoded by the coding sequence ATGACGAACACCGTTGCATGCACCGGCGGCGAGGACCCGCAGGTCACCGAGGCCCTGGCCGCCGAACTGGAGACGCTGACGCCCGCGTGCCGGGCGGACGCCGGCCGGCTGAGGCGGTACCTCGCACCCGATTTCCACGAGTTCGGCGCCTCCGGTGTGGAGGTCGTGTTCGAGGGCACCGCCGAGCGCGTCGCCGCGTACACCGACCCGGAGGGCGAGCCGATCCGGATCGAGCGGATGCGCGGAGTGCGCCTGGCCGACGGGCTGGTGATGCTGAAGTACACCGCGCGGATCAACGGCCGCTGGTCACACCGGACTTCGCTGTGGCGCCGGGTGTCGCCGGGGCGGTGGCAGATGTTCCACAACCAGGGAACGCCCACCGGGCATCCCTGA
- a CDS encoding acyl-CoA dehydrogenase family protein, whose amino-acid sequence MLAQLEESAVARLYRDAAAGTIAAGASELMRELIHESAGERGA is encoded by the coding sequence GTGCTGGCGCAGCTGGAGGAGTCGGCGGTGGCGCGGCTGTACCGGGACGCGGCGGCGGGGACGATCGCCGCGGGCGCGAGCGAGCTGATGCGGGAACTGATCCACGAATCGGCCGGGGAGCGGGGCGCGTGA
- a CDS encoding DUF4241 domain-containing protein, with translation MGGDQGPGTVVEVAYALAWDLEARTPWRPLTAEAARQRDAAGLPYVVVYRTPGREAPLEVRLVSWRDHYVGLWLYDDQGRRTDELDLRLLDDPSLLLCRRTRTWRYTGPEMAEFDDECPRSSVELFPDGTGSVSEEPRGARGGMLVTSPDAGARRWQVRPGFEDWPVVAALWTRVPGPVVLRATAPVSDTAASDTAASDAADAPATCWRPPRPAQPGPLDALFRPGTRVTDGYHSEMTVLEPRRTGTLRVPSGLLAVSSPDSACDEGPAITVPVPPGEYVLEEAQVRVGYDCEWSGRWVTRTDTTAVRLRVSEAPAASWEMALGPDDDPRLLGENEIFGFGTDGATGCFADAGAWERLQRLHERHVVHGEEGVGEDIPDSMFSLRTRDAASGGELVAFATTGDGTYPVWLGRSADGEPTEVVVLVDGMMTVLQDDGADRAQAVPA, from the coding sequence ATGGGTGGGGATCAGGGACCGGGGACGGTCGTCGAGGTGGCGTACGCCCTGGCGTGGGATCTGGAGGCCCGTACGCCGTGGAGGCCCCTGACCGCCGAGGCGGCGCGGCAGCGGGATGCCGCGGGGCTGCCGTACGTCGTGGTGTACCGGACCCCGGGGCGGGAGGCCCCGCTGGAGGTCCGGCTGGTCTCCTGGCGGGACCACTACGTCGGCCTGTGGCTCTACGACGATCAGGGCCGCCGCACCGACGAGCTGGACCTGCGGCTGCTGGACGATCCGAGTCTGCTGCTCTGTCGGCGTACCCGCACGTGGCGGTACACGGGGCCGGAGATGGCGGAGTTCGACGACGAGTGCCCCCGCTCCAGCGTGGAGCTGTTCCCCGACGGCACGGGCTCGGTCAGCGAGGAGCCCCGGGGCGCGCGCGGGGGGATGCTCGTCACGAGTCCCGACGCCGGTGCACGGCGCTGGCAGGTCCGCCCCGGGTTCGAGGACTGGCCGGTGGTCGCCGCCCTCTGGACGAGGGTGCCGGGACCGGTGGTGCTCCGGGCGACGGCACCCGTCTCGGACACGGCGGCGTCGGACACGGCGGCGTCGGACGCGGCCGACGCCCCCGCCACCTGCTGGCGGCCGCCTCGCCCCGCGCAGCCCGGCCCGCTCGACGCGCTGTTCCGGCCCGGGACGCGTGTGACCGACGGGTACCACTCCGAGATGACCGTTCTGGAGCCACGCCGGACCGGGACGCTGCGCGTCCCGAGCGGCCTGCTGGCCGTATCCAGCCCGGACAGCGCCTGCGATGAAGGGCCCGCCATCACGGTCCCCGTCCCGCCGGGGGAGTACGTGCTCGAGGAGGCACAGGTCCGCGTCGGATACGACTGCGAGTGGAGCGGGCGCTGGGTGACCCGTACGGACACCACGGCGGTCCGGCTGCGCGTCAGCGAGGCTCCCGCCGCGTCGTGGGAGATGGCCCTCGGGCCCGATGACGACCCCCGCCTGCTCGGGGAGAACGAGATCTTCGGCTTCGGTACCGACGGTGCGACCGGCTGCTTCGCCGACGCCGGCGCCTGGGAGCGGCTCCAGCGGCTCCACGAGCGGCACGTTGTCCATGGGGAGGAGGGTGTCGGGGAGGACATCCCCGACTCCATGTTCTCGCTGCGCACTCGGGACGCGGCCTCGGGCGGCGAACTGGTCGCCTTCGCGACGACCGGCGACGGTACCTACCCGGTGTGGCTGGGCCGCTCCGCAGACGGCGAGCCGACCGAGGTGGTGGTGCTGGTGGACGGGATGATGACGGTGCTGCAGGACGACGGTGCCGACCGCGCGCAGGCGGTACCGGCTTGA
- a CDS encoding RecQ family ATP-dependent DNA helicase: MQAQRAEGAPELLTRTAADVFGWDSLRPGQLTAMEAVLAGRDTLVVMPTGAGKSAVYQVAGTVLAGPTVVVSPLIALQRDQIAGLPGHGGPEAVAVNSAQGSGETKAAWEAVRHGDAEFLFLSPEQLAKDEVLERLAEAGPSLFVVDEAQCVAAWGHDFRPDYLRLAHAVRRVGGPTVLALTATASPPVREEIVRRLEMGDDAAQVVAGFDRPNITLEVRRFADDADRRRAVVERAAAEAKPGIVYTATRRDAEEYAAELAGLGLSAAAYHAGLPAGERSRVHDAFLAGDADVVVVATSAFGMGIDKEDVRFVLHAALPGSLDAYYQEIGRAGRDGEPAVAVLHYRPGDSGLQRMFATRTPDEETLGEVAEAVHDSGGPVGLDELGAETDLSRRRVTAAANLLEQAGAVRTDEAGQVRPEPGVSADDATEQAARTARARKRLEESRLEMMRAYADTPGCRRRFLLGYFGEEYEGRCGNCDTCRAEESPDPAAGTPTEGVTETGDAPPEHPAAAEYPAGTRVRHREWGDGMVMNEEGDRITVLFDSMGYRTLSLSAVTDSDLLTIRTDPGD, translated from the coding sequence ATGCAAGCACAGCGCGCCGAAGGCGCCCCGGAGCTTCTGACCAGGACCGCCGCCGACGTGTTCGGCTGGGACAGCCTGCGGCCGGGGCAGCTGACCGCCATGGAGGCGGTGCTCGCGGGCCGCGACACGCTTGTGGTCATGCCGACCGGGGCGGGCAAGTCGGCGGTGTACCAGGTGGCGGGGACGGTGCTGGCCGGGCCCACCGTCGTGGTGTCCCCGCTGATCGCCCTCCAGCGGGACCAGATCGCCGGACTGCCCGGTCACGGCGGCCCGGAGGCGGTCGCCGTCAACTCGGCGCAGGGTTCCGGCGAGACGAAGGCGGCGTGGGAGGCCGTACGGCACGGGGACGCCGAGTTCCTGTTCCTGTCGCCCGAGCAGCTCGCGAAGGACGAGGTGCTGGAGCGTCTGGCGGAGGCCGGGCCGTCGCTGTTCGTCGTGGACGAGGCGCAGTGCGTCGCCGCCTGGGGCCACGACTTCCGCCCGGACTACCTGCGCCTCGCGCACGCGGTCCGGCGCGTGGGCGGGCCGACGGTGCTGGCCCTGACCGCCACCGCGTCCCCGCCGGTGCGGGAGGAGATCGTGCGGCGGCTGGAGATGGGCGACGACGCCGCGCAGGTCGTCGCCGGGTTCGACCGGCCGAACATCACCCTGGAGGTGCGCCGCTTCGCCGACGACGCGGACCGGCGCCGCGCGGTGGTGGAGCGGGCGGCCGCTGAGGCCAAGCCCGGCATCGTGTACACGGCGACGCGCCGGGACGCCGAGGAGTACGCGGCCGAGCTGGCCGGGCTGGGCCTGTCGGCCGCCGCGTACCACGCCGGGCTGCCCGCGGGAGAGCGGTCGCGGGTCCATGACGCGTTCCTCGCCGGGGACGCGGACGTCGTCGTCGTCGCCACGTCGGCGTTCGGGATGGGCATCGACAAGGAGGACGTACGGTTCGTGCTGCACGCGGCGCTGCCCGGTTCCCTGGACGCCTACTACCAGGAGATCGGCCGTGCGGGCCGCGACGGCGAACCGGCGGTGGCCGTCCTCCACTACCGGCCGGGCGACAGCGGCCTCCAGCGGATGTTCGCCACACGCACGCCGGACGAGGAGACCCTCGGCGAGGTCGCGGAGGCGGTCCACGACAGCGGCGGGCCCGTGGGGCTGGACGAGCTCGGCGCCGAGACGGACCTGTCGCGCCGCCGGGTGACGGCCGCCGCCAACCTGCTGGAGCAGGCCGGTGCCGTACGCACCGACGAGGCGGGGCAGGTGCGGCCCGAGCCCGGCGTGTCGGCCGACGACGCCACGGAGCAGGCGGCGCGGACGGCGCGGGCGCGGAAGCGGCTGGAGGAGTCGCGCCTGGAGATGATGCGGGCGTACGCCGATACGCCGGGCTGCCGCCGCCGCTTCCTGCTCGGCTACTTCGGTGAGGAGTACGAGGGGCGCTGCGGCAACTGCGACACGTGCCGCGCCGAGGAGTCCCCCGACCCGGCCGCCGGTACGCCCACCGAGGGCGTCACGGAGACGGGCGACGCCCCGCCCGAGCACCCGGCGGCCGCCGAGTACCCCGCCGGGACCCGCGTCCGGCACCGCGAGTGGGGTGACGGGATGGTGATGAACGAGGAGGGCGACCGCATCACGGTCCTCTTCGACTCCATGGGCTACCGCACCCTGTCCCTGTCCGCCGTCACGGACAGCGACCTCCTCACGATCCGCACGGACCCCGGCGACTGA
- a CDS encoding ribonuclease H family protein has translation MTERIIAACDGACKGNPGPAAWAWVIAGTDGDVASWEAGPLGRATNNVAELTALQRLLEATDPATPLEVRMDSQYAMKAVTTWLPGWRRKGWKTASGSPVANRDLVVAIDGLLTGRDVRFVYTPAHQVDGDPLNAAADAAASRSAVTQEPAGSAAGSVLPPPDTRERPSAPRRPRPANGTPKSGASRSGGSRGGTVKAKFPGRCRCGSPYGKGETIAKNDTGWGHPACATAS, from the coding sequence ATGACGGAACGGATCATCGCCGCCTGTGACGGGGCGTGCAAGGGCAATCCCGGGCCCGCGGCCTGGGCGTGGGTCATCGCCGGTACGGACGGGGACGTCGCCTCCTGGGAGGCGGGCCCGCTCGGCCGGGCGACCAACAACGTCGCCGAGCTGACCGCGCTCCAGCGGCTGCTGGAGGCCACCGACCCGGCGACGCCGCTGGAGGTCCGCATGGACTCCCAGTACGCGATGAAGGCCGTCACGACGTGGCTGCCGGGGTGGCGCCGCAAGGGCTGGAAGACGGCGTCCGGCTCGCCCGTGGCCAACCGGGACCTGGTCGTCGCCATCGACGGGCTGCTGACCGGCCGGGACGTGCGGTTCGTGTACACGCCCGCCCACCAGGTGGACGGCGACCCCCTGAACGCCGCGGCCGACGCGGCGGCCAGCCGGTCGGCCGTCACGCAGGAGCCCGCGGGGTCGGCCGCCGGTTCGGTCCTGCCGCCCCCGGACACCCGCGAACGCCCGTCGGCGCCCCGCCGCCCGCGCCCCGCGAACGGCACCCCCAAGTCCGGCGCCTCCAGGTCCGGCGGCTCGCGGGGCGGCACGGTGAAGGCGAAGTTCCCCGGCCGCTGCCGCTGCGGCAGCCCGTACGGGAAGGGCGAGACGATCGCCAAGAACGACACGGGCTGGGGCCACCCGGCCTGCGCGACGGCGTCCTGA
- a CDS encoding glycoside hydrolase family 16 protein gives MTSPRLPRRLLLSLVSVLALASLSTGLAQGAPAAPAAPVRAAAPAAPAPSTGPAAPAVSAAAVTFSDDFDGPAGAAVDGTKWQTETGDNVSNHERQYYTAGNRNAALDGQGHLVITARRENPGNYQCWYGRCEYTSARLNTAGRFTTTYGRVEARMKVPRGQGMWPAFWMLGNDIGQVGWPASGEIDVMENVGFEPSTVHGTLHGPGYSGSGGIGAGYTLPGGQAFADAFHTFAVDWSPEAITWSVDGVVYQRRTPADLGGRQWVFNKPFFLIVNLAVGGYWPGDPEGSTVFPQQLLVDYVRVTTNTGQPSGGPITGVGGKCVDVAGANTANGTPVQLYDCNGTAAQRWTVGADGTIRALGKCLDVASGGTADGTPVQLWDCNGTPAQQWAVPAARDIVNPQANKCLDATGGSSANGTRLQIWTCTGAANQKWTVTR, from the coding sequence ATGACCTCACCACGCCTTCCCAGGCGGCTCCTGCTGTCCCTCGTCTCGGTGCTCGCCCTCGCGTCGCTGTCCACCGGACTGGCGCAGGGCGCCCCCGCCGCCCCGGCCGCTCCCGTGCGCGCGGCGGCCCCCGCCGCCCCCGCGCCGTCCACCGGTCCCGCCGCCCCCGCGGTCTCCGCGGCCGCCGTCACCTTCTCCGACGACTTCGACGGCCCGGCCGGCGCCGCCGTCGACGGTACGAAGTGGCAGACCGAGACGGGCGACAACGTCTCCAACCACGAGCGCCAGTACTACACCGCGGGCAACCGCAACGCCGCCCTCGACGGGCAGGGCCACCTCGTCATCACCGCCCGCCGAGAGAACCCCGGCAACTATCAGTGCTGGTACGGGCGGTGCGAGTACACGTCGGCCCGGCTCAACACCGCGGGACGGTTCACCACCACGTACGGCCGCGTCGAGGCGCGGATGAAGGTCCCGCGCGGACAGGGCATGTGGCCGGCGTTCTGGATGCTCGGCAACGACATCGGCCAGGTCGGCTGGCCCGCGTCCGGCGAGATCGACGTCATGGAGAACGTCGGCTTCGAACCGTCCACCGTCCACGGCACCCTCCACGGCCCCGGCTACTCCGGCTCCGGCGGCATCGGCGCCGGGTACACCCTGCCCGGCGGCCAGGCGTTCGCCGACGCCTTCCACACCTTCGCCGTCGACTGGAGCCCGGAGGCGATCACCTGGTCCGTGGACGGCGTCGTCTACCAGCGGCGCACCCCCGCCGACCTCGGCGGACGCCAGTGGGTCTTCAACAAGCCGTTCTTCCTGATCGTCAACCTCGCCGTCGGCGGCTACTGGCCCGGGGACCCCGAGGGCAGCACCGTCTTCCCCCAGCAGCTCCTCGTCGACTACGTCCGCGTCACCACCAACACCGGGCAGCCCTCCGGCGGGCCCATCACCGGCGTCGGCGGCAAGTGCGTGGACGTCGCCGGGGCCAACACCGCGAACGGCACCCCCGTACAGCTCTACGACTGCAACGGCACCGCCGCCCAGCGGTGGACCGTCGGCGCCGACGGAACGATCCGCGCGCTGGGCAAGTGCCTGGACGTGGCATCCGGCGGCACCGCCGACGGCACGCCCGTACAGCTGTGGGACTGCAACGGCACCCCGGCCCAGCAGTGGGCCGTCCCCGCGGCCCGCGACATCGTCAACCCGCAGGCGAACAAGTGCCTGGACGCCACCGGTGGCAGCTCCGCCAACGGCACCCGCCTCCAGATCTGGACCTGTACCGGAGCCGCGAACCAGAAATGGACCGTGACCAGATGA
- a CDS encoding MFS transporter has product MPHLLPPAGPQRTLALAQFGNSVGDGAYYVTSALYFTHVVGLPPTRIGLGLTLAWAVGSVVGVPLGRIADRRGPRGTAVLLALATGAAVASFLVVRGFLPFLAAACLYATAQSGLAAARQALLAGLVAQRERTGALAHLQSTLNAGLAVGAGLGGLALSAGTRSAYLAVFAVDALSFVLCALVLLRLPAVAPATALPGTGLEVLRDRPYAAVTLVNTVLLLRMPLLSLGLPLWIAGRTGAPEWLVSVLFILNTVAVMIFQVRTARSVTGLGSAARAIRRSGLLMLLTCATFALSAGTAPWVAVGVLVGGSVLLVAAEMLQSAGSWQIGFDLAPAGRVGEYQGFFGVGVTVARTLGPLLLTALLMGMGTAGWLLLGGLFLAASWAMGPVTRWAAATRREPADTAAPTPV; this is encoded by the coding sequence ATGCCCCACCTGCTGCCGCCCGCCGGACCACAACGGACCCTCGCACTCGCCCAGTTCGGCAACTCCGTCGGCGACGGCGCGTACTACGTCACCTCGGCGCTCTACTTCACGCACGTCGTCGGTCTCCCACCCACCAGGATCGGTCTCGGCCTCACCCTCGCCTGGGCCGTCGGCTCGGTCGTCGGGGTTCCGCTCGGCCGGATCGCGGACCGCCGGGGGCCGCGCGGCACGGCCGTACTGCTCGCCCTCGCGACCGGCGCGGCGGTCGCGTCCTTCCTGGTCGTACGGGGTTTCCTGCCGTTCCTCGCGGCCGCCTGCCTCTACGCCACCGCCCAGTCGGGCCTCGCCGCCGCCCGTCAGGCGCTGCTCGCCGGGCTGGTCGCCCAGCGGGAGCGAACGGGGGCGCTCGCCCATCTGCAGTCCACGCTCAACGCGGGCCTCGCTGTCGGCGCCGGACTCGGCGGCCTGGCGCTCTCCGCCGGTACCAGGTCCGCGTACCTGGCGGTCTTCGCGGTGGACGCCCTGAGCTTCGTGCTGTGCGCGCTCGTCCTGCTGCGGCTCCCGGCCGTCGCCCCGGCGACCGCGCTCCCGGGCACCGGGCTTGAAGTCCTCCGGGACCGGCCGTACGCCGCCGTCACCCTCGTCAACACCGTGCTCCTGCTGCGGATGCCGCTGCTCAGCCTCGGACTGCCGCTGTGGATCGCCGGGCGCACCGGCGCCCCCGAGTGGCTCGTCTCCGTGCTGTTCATCCTCAACACCGTTGCCGTGATGATCTTCCAGGTCCGCACAGCCCGCTCGGTCACCGGCCTCGGCTCGGCGGCCCGCGCCATCCGCCGGTCCGGCCTCCTCATGCTCCTCACCTGTGCGACCTTCGCCCTTTCGGCGGGCACCGCGCCGTGGGTGGCGGTTGGCGTCCTGGTCGGCGGCTCGGTCCTGCTGGTCGCCGCCGAGATGCTGCAGTCCGCGGGCTCCTGGCAGATCGGCTTCGACCTGGCGCCGGCCGGACGCGTCGGCGAGTACCAGGGGTTCTTCGGCGTGGGCGTCACGGTCGCCCGGACGCTGGGGCCGCTGCTGCTGACCGCGCTGCTCATGGGCATGGGCACGGCGGGGTGGCTGCTGCTCGGCGGGCTGTTCCTGGCCGCGTCATGGGCGATGGGCCCGGTGACCCGCTGGGCGGCGGCGACCCGCCGCGAACCGGCCGACACGGCGGCCCCGACCCCCGTCTGA
- a CDS encoding peptide ligase PGM1-related protein: MALDERSAVDEPGWADGAGAVDGGGGPGEESEVALFRKLQERLPCPFGPDGAGPGQGPPGVVVVVPSFTLDQAGMDKIPGILHYEERLVSFLQLLAEPGRRIVYITSRPMPERGVDYALGLVRSVSARDARARLTLLDCDDDRPVPLTRKILQRPGLVERVRDLVPDPLDACVLAFNGSVYERRLAVRLGVPLYACDPDLAWLGGKSGARALFKEAGVPVPRGVEGVRDGDDLVGALAALRAEHPGVRRAMIKLNESFGAGGNAMFDYRGAPEGGALEGWLRRTLPERVEFATPPDTWENYAGKLAEMGGVVEEFLQGEEVVSPSAQVHVTPAGAVHVISTQDQRFEGAARQTYAGCSFPARAEYRLGLQELAGRAGRALAGRGMIGIASVDFVTVREGDAFRHHAVEINLRMGGGTAPLMFLHGVTGGRYEPGTGGFLTPEGEPRCYVASDRVQSPAYRSLTPERVLDAAARQGLLYRHDEGRGAVFHMLGALPGFGKLGVVAVDTTPEGAEVCFRKVVDSLNALAAEG, encoded by the coding sequence GTGGCACTGGACGAGCGAAGCGCGGTGGATGAGCCGGGCTGGGCGGACGGGGCGGGAGCGGTGGACGGGGGTGGCGGGCCGGGCGAGGAGTCGGAGGTGGCGCTGTTCCGGAAGCTCCAGGAGCGGCTGCCGTGCCCGTTCGGGCCGGACGGCGCGGGCCCGGGGCAGGGGCCGCCCGGTGTGGTGGTGGTCGTGCCGAGCTTCACGCTCGACCAGGCCGGGATGGACAAGATCCCCGGCATCCTCCACTACGAGGAGCGGCTGGTGTCGTTCCTCCAGCTCCTCGCGGAGCCGGGGCGGCGGATCGTGTACATCACGAGCAGGCCGATGCCGGAGCGGGGGGTGGACTACGCGCTGGGCCTGGTGCGGTCCGTGTCGGCGCGGGACGCGCGGGCGCGGCTCACCCTCCTCGACTGCGACGACGACCGGCCCGTACCGCTGACCCGGAAGATCCTCCAGCGGCCCGGCCTGGTGGAGCGCGTGCGGGACCTCGTGCCCGACCCGCTGGACGCGTGCGTCCTCGCCTTCAACGGTTCGGTGTACGAGCGGCGGCTCGCCGTGCGGCTCGGGGTGCCGCTGTACGCGTGCGACCCGGATCTGGCGTGGCTGGGCGGCAAGAGCGGGGCGCGGGCCCTGTTCAAGGAGGCGGGTGTGCCGGTGCCCCGGGGCGTGGAGGGCGTACGGGACGGCGACGACCTGGTGGGGGCGCTGGCCGCGCTGCGGGCGGAGCACCCCGGGGTGCGGCGCGCGATGATCAAACTGAACGAGAGCTTCGGGGCGGGCGGCAACGCCATGTTCGACTACCGGGGTGCGCCGGAGGGCGGTGCCCTGGAGGGGTGGCTGCGCCGGACCCTGCCGGAGCGGGTGGAGTTCGCGACGCCGCCCGACACATGGGAGAACTACGCGGGGAAGCTGGCCGAGATGGGCGGCGTCGTCGAGGAGTTCCTCCAGGGCGAGGAGGTCGTGTCGCCGTCGGCGCAGGTGCATGTCACCCCGGCGGGCGCGGTGCACGTCATCTCCACGCAGGACCAGCGCTTCGAGGGCGCGGCACGGCAGACGTACGCCGGGTGCTCGTTCCCCGCGCGGGCCGAGTACCGGCTCGGGCTCCAGGAGCTGGCCGGACGGGCGGGGCGGGCCCTGGCCGGGCGGGGCATGATCGGCATCGCGAGCGTCGACTTCGTGACGGTGCGGGAGGGCGACGCGTTCCGCCACCACGCGGTGGAGATCAACCTGCGGATGGGCGGCGGTACGGCGCCCCTGATGTTCCTACACGGCGTGACGGGCGGGCGGTACGAGCCGGGCACCGGCGGGTTCCTGACACCGGAGGGCGAGCCGCGCTGCTACGTCGCGTCGGACCGGGTGCAGTCCCCCGCGTACCGCTCGCTCACTCCGGAACGCGTCCTGGACGCGGCGGCGCGGCAGGGGCTGCTGTACCGGCACGATGAGGGCCGTGGCGCGGTCTTCCACATGTTGGGCGCGCTGCCGGGCTTCGGCAAGCTCGGCGTGGTCGCCGTCGACACGACCCCGGAGGGCGCGGAGGTCTGCTTCCGGAAGGTGGTGGATTCCCTGAACGCGCTGGCGGCGGAGGGCTGA
- a CDS encoding restriction endonuclease: MAVAGRGSGPGRRAGWRDVVLAVGLVGAVVGGLALLVRTVWGGAYGAFGPMVLALAVAAVVAVARRVTGRGPGEGGPGGGPAGYGGGPGEVAAGYGDVPAARDGGPGAVRVPYGEGPGAVRASYADGPAVGASCVEGPEAVPADRVDGPGAVRASYGSGPGAVPPPPDGGPAPVPVLDGDAVDHEGVDPQGFEHTVAALCVRDGCTRTEVSGGPGDLGADVVATTPDGRRLVVQCKQYGPGHPVGSQDLQRFGGTCFAVHEAEVAVVVTTSTFTAPAVEYAAALGIVCVDGEALAAWTDGRTPPPWEVVAEA; the protein is encoded by the coding sequence GTGGCCGTGGCGGGGCGGGGGAGCGGGCCGGGCAGGCGGGCCGGGTGGCGGGACGTGGTGCTGGCGGTGGGCCTGGTCGGAGCCGTTGTGGGCGGTCTCGCGCTGCTGGTGCGGACGGTGTGGGGCGGTGCGTACGGGGCCTTCGGCCCGATGGTGCTGGCCCTGGCCGTCGCCGCGGTCGTCGCGGTGGCCCGCCGGGTGACCGGCCGGGGCCCGGGCGAGGGCGGGCCCGGGGGCGGACCGGCGGGCTACGGGGGCGGGCCCGGGGAGGTGGCGGCGGGCTACGGGGACGTACCGGCGGCCCGCGACGGCGGCCCCGGAGCGGTACGGGTGCCGTACGGGGAGGGGCCGGGCGCGGTGCGGGCGTCGTACGCGGACGGGCCGGCCGTGGGGGCGTCCTGCGTGGAGGGGCCGGAGGCGGTACCGGCGGACCGCGTGGACGGGCCGGGCGCGGTACGGGCGTCGTACGGGAGCGGGCCCGGGGCGGTACCGCCTCCCCCCGACGGCGGTCCCGCGCCCGTGCCCGTGCTGGACGGGGACGCCGTGGACCACGAGGGGGTGGACCCGCAGGGCTTCGAGCACACGGTCGCCGCCCTGTGCGTACGCGACGGCTGCACCCGCACCGAGGTGTCCGGCGGCCCCGGCGACCTGGGCGCCGACGTGGTGGCGACCACACCCGACGGGCGGCGGCTGGTCGTCCAGTGCAAGCAGTACGGGCCCGGCCACCCGGTGGGCTCCCAGGACCTCCAGCGGTTCGGCGGCACGTGCTTCGCCGTCCACGAGGCCGAGGTCGCGGTCGTCGTGACGACCAGCACGTTCACCGCGCCGGCCGTCGAGTACGCCGCCGCGCTGGGCATCGTCTGCGTGGACGGCGAGGCGCTCGCGGCCTGGACGGACGGCCGCACACCACCGCCGTGGGAAGTCGTCGCGGAGGCGTGA